The DNA sequence AATCTTTATTACGAGGCCAGCGTCGCGGGCGGCATTCCCATTATCAAATCGTTGCGCGAAGGTTTTGTCGGCAATCGCATTACGCATCTTTACGGCATTGTCAACGGCACCTGTAATTACATCCTCACACGAATGAAGCTCGAAGGCGCGGATTTTGCCGGTGTGCTAGCCGACGCGCAAAAGCAAGGCTACGCCGAAACGCCACCCGACCTCGACATCGACGGCTGGGACTCGCAGCACAAGATCGGAATCCTGGCGTCGCTGGCGCACGGATTTTGGGTCAACCCAAAACAAATCCATGTCGAGGGCATCCGTCACATCTCGGCGCTGGACATGAAGTTTGCCAGCGATCTCGGTTACACTATCAAGCTCTTGGGAATTGTGAAGATTCTCGAAAGCAAAAAGCAGAAAACAGAAAGCAGAAAACGAATTCAAGTTTCGGTTTATCCGACGCTGATTCCCCACGCTCACGTCCTGGCCAGCGTGAGCAATGTTTTCAACGCCGTGTTTGTGCGTGGCGACGTCGTGGGCGACACGTTGTTCTACGGGCGCGGTGCCGGCAAGGACGCCACAGCCAGCGCGGTGTTAAGCGACTTCGCGGACGCCGCGCTCGATCTCAAGTTCGGCACCAAACATCGCGTGCCACCGTTCGTGCCGCATGAACTTGACGGTGCCGTGTTGCCGATGGACGAAGTCGTTTCACGCTATTTCGTGCGTTTAAGCGTTGTGGATCGGCCCGGAACGCTCGCCAAGATCGCCGCCATTTTCGGTGAAGCCGGCATCGGCATTTCGTCTGTCATTCAACCCGAAGGACACGAAGGCGAAAGTGTGCCGTTGATTCTGATGATTCACGATGCGCCGAACGCCGCCATGACCAGGGCGCTGAACAAAATCGCTAAACTGCCGGTGGTGAAATGTCAGCCGGCGATGATCCGCGTCGAAACTTTCGACTAGAGTTCGCCATGGCAGTTCTTTTCCGCAGCACCAACGCACAATCCTCCGCAGTGAATCTGCGTGAGGCGTTGCTTGGCGGCCAGGCGCCGGACCGCGGACTTTATCTCCCTGAAACGTTCCCGCGCTTGTCGGTGGATGAAATCGCCGCGTTCGCCAGACTCCCTTACCACGAAATCGCCGCTCACGTGCTGTCGAAATACACCGATGACATTATTCCAAATGCCGATCTCACCGCAATGTGCCGCGACGCCTACAACTTCGATGTTCCGCTCGAAAAGGTTTACGACCACGTCTTTGTCATGCGACTCGACCAAGGCCCGACGGCGTCGTTCAAAGATTTCGCGGCGCAGATGATGGCGCGGCTCATGGGAAGATTCTTGCAAGAGGATGGCAGGCAACTCACCATTCTCACCGCCACCAGCGGCGACACCGGCTCGGCCGTCGCGCACGCTTTCCATAACGTTCCCGGTATCCGCGTCCTCGTGTTGTTTCCATTCGCTGAGGTCAGCGTGAGCCAGCGCAAGCTGATGACGACGCTCCGCGACAACGTCCGCACCATCGCGATTGAC is a window from the Verrucomicrobiota bacterium genome containing:
- a CDS encoding homoserine dehydrogenase, coding for MQQVNLGIIGGGTVGSGVFHALQRNGDLLASRIGVKVHLRKVAVKAFDEPRPYPIPESYLTTDWQSVVNDPKVDIVAELAGGTGIARTMILTALKLGKPVVTANKALLSAHGEELFSAAQEYKTNLYYEASVAGGIPIIKSLREGFVGNRITHLYGIVNGTCNYILTRMKLEGADFAGVLADAQKQGYAETPPDLDIDGWDSQHKIGILASLAHGFWVNPKQIHVEGIRHISALDMKFASDLGYTIKLLGIVKILESKKQKTESRKRIQVSVYPTLIPHAHVLASVSNVFNAVFVRGDVVGDTLFYGRGAGKDATASAVLSDFADAALDLKFGTKHRVPPFVPHELDGAVLPMDEVVSRYFVRLSVVDRPGTLAKIAAIFGEAGIGISSVIQPEGHEGESVPLILMIHDAPNAAMTRALNKIAKLPVVKCQPAMIRVETFD